One segment of Panulirus ornatus isolate Po-2019 chromosome 35, ASM3632096v1, whole genome shotgun sequence DNA contains the following:
- the LOC139760153 gene encoding uncharacterized protein: MKEPGKCVDQTLREGKKEMTKKESKKGDQMLREERKDITKKEPKKGVDQTLREERKDITKKEPKKGVDQTLREGMKDITKKEAEKGVDQTIPERRKDITKKEPGKCVDQTLREGMKAITKKESEKDDQTLREVKRDITRKEPQRAVDQTLGERRKDIKEAEKGVGQHLRQSSVPQFRNPFRNPPYSRRFRELYDKRVHLPVWGFRDEFLKLLNHHQTIIFTGETGSGKTTQVP; the protein is encoded by the coding sequence ATGAAGGAACCAGGGAAATGTGTAGATCAAACGTTacgtgaaggaaagaaggaaatgacCAAGAAGGAGTCAAAGAAAGGTGATCAAATGTTACGTGAAGAAAGGAAAGACATCACCAAGAAGGAACCAAAGAAAGGTGTAGATCAAACGTTACGTGAAGAAAGGAAAGACATCACCAAGAAGGAACCAAAGAAAGGTGTAGATCAAACGTTACGTGAAGGAATGAAAGACATCACCAAGAAGGAGGCAGAAAAAGGTGTAGATCAAACCATAcctgaaagaaggaaggatatcaCTAAGAAGGAACCAGGGAAATGTGTAGATCAAACCTTACGTGAAGGAATGAAAGCCATCACCAAGAAGGAGTCAGAGAAAGATGATCAAACCTTGCGTGAAGTAAAGAGGGACATCACTAGGAAGGAACCACAGAGAGCTGTAGATCAAACCTTAGGTGAAAGGAGGAAGGACATCAAGGAGGCAGAGAAAGGTGTGGGTCAACACTTACGTCAATCATCTGTTCCACAATTCAGAAATCCATTTAGGAACCCGCCATACAGCAGGAGGTTCCGCGAACTATACGATAAGAGAGTTCACCTGCCAGTGTGGGGTTTTCGGGACGAATTCTTGAAGCTCCTCAATCATCACCAGACTATAATATTTACCGGCGAGACTGGCTCAGGAAAGACAACGCAAGTGCCATAG
- the LOC139760149 gene encoding chymotrypsin-like elastase family member 2A isoform X2 translates to MVTVPRIVGGSEASEHEYPWLVYLHMISSKENFGCGGSLITRSFVLTAAHCASGDVKEIYVYVGTHDLPNVKDTSSAIKVSKIIIHEDYDSYNRKDDIALLKLSKKVTFNREVGPACLGVQGDVKAGDKVIVAGWGKLKSGGDQKPKKLMEVELDVVDEATCSKAYTGTVAITGNMMCTYTKGKDACVGDSGGPLVAKVGPKQWSQVGVVSFGSGCAGEIPGVYTRVSKYHKWITDHISEKEC, encoded by the exons ATGGTGACTGTCCCGAGGATCGTGGGCGGGTCAGAGGCCAGCGAGCACGAGTACCCCTGGCTGGTCTACCTCCACATGATCTCGTCCAAGGAAAACTTCGGCTGTGGCGGATCCCTCATCACCCGCTCCTTCGTCCTCACCGCCGCCCACTGCGCCTCCGG GGACGTGAAGGAGATATATGTCTACGTAGGGACACACGACCTACCCAATGTGAAAGACACGTCCTCAGCCATCAAGGTGTCGAAGATCATCATCCATGAGGACTACGACAGCTACAAC CGTAAAGATGACATAGCCTTGCTCAAGCTGTCCAAGAAAGTCACCTTCAACAGAGAGGTGGGCCCAGCGTGCCTAGGCGTGCAGGGGGACGTGAAGGCTGGCGACAAGGTGATAGTGGCAGGCTGGGGCAAGCTGAAGTCTG GTGGAGACCAGAAGCCCAAGAAGTTGATGGAAGTGGAACTGGACGTGGTCGACGAAGCCACCTGCTCAAAAGCTTACACAGGCACCGTTGCCATCACGGGCAACATGATGTGTACCTACACTAAGGGGAAGGACGCTTGTGTG GGTGACAGCGGCGGGCCCCTGGTGGCGAAGGTGGGCCCGAAACAGTGGTCTCAAGTGGGTGTTGTCAGCTTCGGGTCCGGCTGTGCCGGAGAGATCCCTGGCGTGTATACCCGCGTCTCCAAGTACCACAAGTGGATCACAGACCACATCAGTGAAAAGGAGTGCTGA
- the LOC139760149 gene encoding chymotrypsin-2-like isoform X1, protein MTCPGVGSTFRFVLSRELTTHDTSLMSGGLWTQHYCGLCSTSQHSLKHFREHCQGPETSENDTTTYQINAFGNGHRLTKTAAITARLVCKDCGNAMVTVPRIVGGSEASEHEYPWLVYLHMISSKENFGCGGSLITRSFVLTAAHCASGDVKEIYVYVGTHDLPNVKDTSSAIKVSKIIIHEDYDSYNRKDDIALLKLSKKVTFNREVGPACLGVQGDVKAGDKVIVAGWGKLKSGGDQKPKKLMEVELDVVDEATCSKAYTGTVAITGNMMCTYTKGKDACVGDSGGPLVAKVGPKQWSQVGVVSFGSGCAGEIPGVYTRVSKYHKWITDHISEKEC, encoded by the exons ATGACCTGCCCTGGGGTCGGCTCCACCTTTCGTTTCGTCCTCTCACGTGAGCTTACAACACATGACACCTCTCTGATGTCGGGTGGGCTTTGGACGCAACACTACTGTGGCCTCTGCTCCACTTCTCAACATTCTCTGAAACACT TTCGGGAGCATTGCCAGGGACCTGAGACTTCCGAGAACGATACGACGACTTACCAAATCAACGCCTTCGGTAACGGCCACCGGTTAACGAAGACAGCGGCCATCACTGCCCGCCTGGTTTGCA AGGACTGTGGCAATGCAATGGTGACTGTCCCGAGGATCGTGGGCGGGTCAGAGGCCAGCGAGCACGAGTACCCCTGGCTGGTCTACCTCCACATGATCTCGTCCAAGGAAAACTTCGGCTGTGGCGGATCCCTCATCACCCGCTCCTTCGTCCTCACCGCCGCCCACTGCGCCTCCGG GGACGTGAAGGAGATATATGTCTACGTAGGGACACACGACCTACCCAATGTGAAAGACACGTCCTCAGCCATCAAGGTGTCGAAGATCATCATCCATGAGGACTACGACAGCTACAAC CGTAAAGATGACATAGCCTTGCTCAAGCTGTCCAAGAAAGTCACCTTCAACAGAGAGGTGGGCCCAGCGTGCCTAGGCGTGCAGGGGGACGTGAAGGCTGGCGACAAGGTGATAGTGGCAGGCTGGGGCAAGCTGAAGTCTG GTGGAGACCAGAAGCCCAAGAAGTTGATGGAAGTGGAACTGGACGTGGTCGACGAAGCCACCTGCTCAAAAGCTTACACAGGCACCGTTGCCATCACGGGCAACATGATGTGTACCTACACTAAGGGGAAGGACGCTTGTGTG GGTGACAGCGGCGGGCCCCTGGTGGCGAAGGTGGGCCCGAAACAGTGGTCTCAAGTGGGTGTTGTCAGCTTCGGGTCCGGCTGTGCCGGAGAGATCCCTGGCGTGTATACCCGCGTCTCCAAGTACCACAAGTGGATCACAGACCACATCAGTGAAAAGGAGTGCTGA